In Maridesulfovibrio sp., a single genomic region encodes these proteins:
- a CDS encoding flagellar hook-length control protein FliK, whose amino-acid sequence MKILPHLEQNNQDLSALLDRSSQVESSYRSAMFDTFLYSSQSAAEEIYRPLEESVNNLQSSARDMATDRRTAESASERIDEAAHNVAMQSVEEKPQDLKVSREDWEDIRESLEEYGMDSKDINDIEEKVLSENGLTYGQLVSQISTMMQGLKGIELTPYQEQNLNSIFSKMGFTADESTSMLASIRQGNLGDVVEKMQQKLSSMSDSKSIQFSEEETSTLSGLFNLSGEDGKKIAQFFTSEGATAADLKKGFAVLKDALIKQQNEQDAKDLKLVKSVGDSLHSAMEKASDQSPSNFRMASSEVISDSMGAAKDVSESVRQNAQNASDNAGQNGQGHDRKGNGSENGQGNGQNMTEADSKHGHRHWLEQVLDDSNDVDSWSDFFGKLSDETSAGLKGSKAGDVFGGLAGTLQNAAKSAQAGKTSSLWENTARSNVLDQVKEGVFKNLGQGRSQFSLQLNPNDLGTVNVMLQVKNKEVQAVIKAENPETAKVIAEHLETVKQALEDQGLKVEKLEVQTGIADHETQNSWQNAEDHNHAQYQEMMSEMRRRWNGMRQGGTSLAQEMQDVGHTASISGNGLYIVA is encoded by the coding sequence ATGAAAATACTTCCACATCTTGAACAAAACAATCAGGACCTGTCCGCTCTTCTGGACAGATCTTCACAGGTTGAAAGTTCGTATCGGTCAGCAATGTTCGATACCTTTCTTTATTCCAGTCAGTCGGCTGCCGAGGAAATTTATCGGCCCCTTGAGGAGTCCGTGAACAATCTTCAGTCTTCGGCCCGGGATATGGCAACGGACCGGAGGACGGCAGAGTCCGCGTCCGAGCGTATCGACGAGGCAGCCCACAACGTGGCCATGCAGTCTGTTGAGGAGAAGCCGCAGGATCTGAAGGTCAGCCGCGAGGACTGGGAGGATATCCGCGAGAGTCTTGAAGAATACGGCATGGACTCCAAGGATATCAACGACATTGAAGAAAAGGTCCTCAGTGAAAACGGGCTGACCTACGGGCAGCTTGTATCGCAGATTTCTACCATGATGCAGGGGCTGAAAGGGATTGAACTTACCCCTTATCAGGAGCAGAACCTGAATTCGATCTTTTCCAAGATGGGTTTCACGGCGGACGAGTCCACATCCATGCTTGCATCCATACGGCAGGGTAATCTCGGCGATGTTGTCGAGAAAATGCAGCAGAAGCTTTCTTCCATGTCGGACAGCAAGAGCATTCAGTTTTCCGAGGAGGAAACCAGTACCCTCAGCGGCCTTTTCAATCTTTCCGGTGAAGACGGCAAGAAGATTGCGCAGTTCTTTACTTCCGAAGGTGCTACTGCGGCTGATCTCAAAAAGGGCTTTGCCGTTTTGAAGGATGCCCTGATCAAGCAGCAGAACGAGCAGGATGCCAAGGATCTCAAGCTGGTCAAGAGTGTGGGGGATTCCCTGCATTCGGCCATGGAAAAGGCCTCCGACCAGTCTCCCAGCAATTTCCGCATGGCTTCGTCGGAAGTTATCAGCGATTCCATGGGCGCTGCAAAGGACGTAAGTGAAAGCGTAAGGCAGAACGCGCAGAATGCTTCGGATAATGCCGGACAGAACGGGCAGGGGCATGACCGCAAGGGCAACGGCTCCGAAAACGGTCAGGGTAACGGCCAGAACATGACCGAAGCCGATTCCAAGCACGGACACCGGCACTGGCTGGAGCAGGTGCTTGACGATTCCAACGATGTGGACAGCTGGAGTGATTTTTTCGGCAAGCTGAGCGATGAAACTTCCGCTGGGTTGAAGGGCTCCAAGGCCGGAGATGTTTTCGGCGGACTGGCCGGTACTCTCCAGAACGCGGCAAAATCTGCGCAGGCAGGCAAGACCAGTTCCCTGTGGGAAAATACTGCCCGGTCGAATGTTCTCGATCAGGTCAAGGAAGGGGTCTTCAAGAATCTCGGACAGGGACGTTCTCAGTTCTCCCTGCAGCTCAACCCTAATGATCTCGGTACCGTAAACGTGATGCTGCAGGTCAAGAACAAGGAAGTTCAGGCTGTTATCAAGGCTGAAAACCCTGAAACCGCCAAGGTCATCGCCGAACATTTAGAAACTGTTAAGCAGGCGTTGGAGGATCAGGGTCTCAAGGTGGAAAAACTTGAAGTGCAAACCGGTATTGCCGACCATGAAACACAGAATTCATGGCAGAATGCTGAAGATCATAACCATGCGCAATACCAGGAAATGATGTCTGAAATGCGTCGTCGTTGGAATGGAATGAGGCAGGGCGGGACCTCTTTGGCCCAGGAAATGCAAGATGTCGGTCATACGGCATCAATTTCCGGGAACGGACTGTACATTGTGGCTTAA
- a CDS encoding flagellar hook assembly protein FlgD — protein sequence MGYVGFSNILGRAEADMAASNQPDHKSSLGQDDFLKLLLTQMQNQDPANPMEDKEYMAQMTQFSSLEQLTQLNTSMQTMIDNNAQDQMVSAVGFIGKEVRAEGYNVSREGDKISKVFYGLGEPVANAFINIYDQNNNLVRTVQLGSKAEGTYEFEWDGKDWAGDNAKDGVYTIAMAAEDATGSPVMVKTEVSGEVTGVVADGGQQYLHLKDGRYLNFLNIREVVSPTDVAEETTGTGETEDTDSSAS from the coding sequence ATGGGATACGTAGGGTTCAGCAACATACTCGGCAGGGCTGAGGCGGATATGGCCGCCAGCAACCAGCCTGACCACAAGAGTTCTCTCGGTCAGGATGATTTCCTGAAGCTCCTGCTGACCCAGATGCAGAATCAGGACCCTGCCAACCCGATGGAAGATAAGGAATACATGGCCCAGATGACCCAGTTCTCAAGCCTTGAACAGCTCACCCAGCTCAACACTTCCATGCAGACCATGATCGACAACAACGCTCAGGACCAGATGGTCTCGGCAGTCGGCTTCATCGGCAAGGAAGTGCGGGCGGAAGGTTACAACGTGAGCCGGGAAGGGGACAAGATCAGCAAGGTCTTCTACGGACTCGGCGAACCTGTGGCAAACGCTTTCATCAACATTTACGACCAGAACAACAACCTTGTCCGTACGGTTCAGCTCGGTTCAAAGGCCGAAGGGACCTATGAATTCGAGTGGGACGGAAAGGACTGGGCCGGTGATAACGCCAAGGACGGTGTGTACACCATCGCCATGGCGGCAGAAGACGCCACCGGATCTCCGGTCATGGTCAAGACGGAAGTCAGTGGAGAGGTAACCGGCGTAGTGGCAGACGGAGGACAGCAGTATCTGCACCTCAAGGACGGACGCTACCTCAACTTCCTCAATATCAGAGAAGTGGTAAGTCCTACGGATGTAGCCGAGGAAACAACCGGAACCGGAGAAACTGAAGATACCGATTCTTCCGCAAGTTAA
- a CDS encoding flagellar hook protein FlgE, giving the protein MGISASLFSGITGLQAHGDKMSVLGNNIANVNTVGFKSAKMHFEDAISQDTTTATGTAQVGRGVQVGAIYADFAQGSFETTSEATDLAIGGEGFFIVSPKSEETTYYTRAGNFRFDKDGYLTDPHGYVLQGWQVQGDSNNQVATGTTVNTTDTVRTIGVPTDIRLENFQSAPQATSRINMITNLDSGEASRSTSADNPYFSLFEAWDGTATPPLGDSLYGYQSTIKVYDANGSSHNVTTYFDQVTLSNAGGKKVWEFIVTCDPAEDGRIVSGTDTFLNTSAAGLLMTGTLTFNAAGDLTGVSAFTLKSGVGASELKTLSNWTLANFSQDGLPVLTANFLSTSNASFTNSTDPTTIEMNFGLSNKDLSGSGITKGWNTGSSTISNASQLGTDVTDITRIPNFGSAEKSALATTSYSSGSTTLFQSQDGYTAGFLQSVSVSRDGVLTGRYSNGQIQELYVLTIADFNNNWGLRREGGNLFSETRESGDALTGRPNTGGRGSIASNSLEQSNVDLAVEFVNMITTQRGFQANSKVITTTDSMMGELIQLKR; this is encoded by the coding sequence ATGGGTATTTCAGCATCATTATTCTCAGGAATTACGGGATTACAGGCCCACGGCGACAAGATGTCGGTGCTGGGTAACAACATCGCCAACGTTAACACAGTCGGCTTCAAGAGCGCTAAAATGCATTTTGAAGACGCCATCAGTCAGGATACCACTACCGCAACCGGTACCGCACAGGTCGGACGCGGTGTGCAGGTCGGAGCCATCTACGCAGACTTCGCACAGGGTTCTTTCGAGACAACTTCGGAAGCAACCGACCTGGCAATAGGCGGTGAAGGATTTTTCATAGTTTCCCCCAAGAGTGAGGAAACAACATATTATACCAGAGCCGGGAACTTCCGGTTCGACAAGGACGGTTATCTCACCGATCCTCACGGCTACGTGCTGCAGGGCTGGCAGGTTCAGGGCGACAGCAACAACCAGGTCGCAACCGGCACAACCGTCAACACAACTGATACCGTGCGTACCATCGGTGTGCCTACCGACATCAGGCTGGAAAACTTTCAGTCCGCGCCACAGGCCACCAGCCGTATCAACATGATCACCAACCTTGATTCCGGTGAGGCCAGCCGCTCGACCAGTGCCGACAATCCGTACTTTTCACTCTTTGAAGCCTGGGACGGAACAGCAACTCCGCCTCTTGGTGACTCCCTGTACGGCTATCAGTCCACCATCAAGGTCTATGACGCCAACGGTTCCTCACACAACGTGACCACCTATTTCGATCAGGTTACCCTGAGCAACGCCGGCGGCAAGAAGGTATGGGAATTCATAGTTACCTGTGATCCTGCTGAAGACGGTCGAATCGTCAGCGGCACGGATACCTTCCTGAATACCTCTGCAGCAGGGCTGCTCATGACCGGAACCCTGACTTTCAACGCGGCCGGAGATCTGACCGGTGTTTCAGCCTTCACCCTCAAGAGCGGTGTCGGTGCATCCGAACTCAAGACTCTTTCGAACTGGACCCTGGCCAACTTCTCGCAGGACGGTCTGCCGGTGCTTACCGCCAACTTCCTGTCGACTTCAAACGCCAGCTTTACGAACTCGACTGATCCGACCACCATTGAGATGAACTTCGGGCTTTCCAATAAGGACCTGTCCGGCAGCGGTATCACCAAGGGTTGGAATACCGGTTCATCCACAATCTCCAACGCTTCACAGCTTGGTACGGATGTGACTGACATAACCCGCATTCCGAATTTCGGTTCAGCGGAAAAAAGTGCCCTGGCAACAACCAGCTACAGTTCCGGTTCAACCACGCTGTTCCAGTCTCAGGACGGCTACACCGCAGGTTTCCTGCAGAGCGTATCCGTAAGCAGGGACGGTGTTCTGACCGGCCGTTACTCCAACGGCCAGATTCAGGAACTGTACGTGCTGACCATCGCCGACTTCAACAACAACTGGGGGCTGCGCAGAGAAGGCGGCAACCTTTTCAGTGAAACCCGGGAATCCGGCGATGCGCTTACCGGCCGCCCGAATACCGGCGGACGCGGTTCAATCGCCTCCAACTCGCTTGAACAGTCTAACGTGGACCTCGCTGTGGAATTCGTCAACATGATCACCACACAGCGCGGTTTCCAGGCTAACTCCAAGGTCATAACCACGACAGACTCGATGATGGGTGAACTCATCCAGCTCAAGCGTTAA
- a CDS encoding flagellin, with protein MSLVINHNLMAMHASRNLQESYGNLGVSTRRLSSGLRVGTAADDAAGLAIRELMRADIKSLGQGMRNANDAISMIQTADGALQVIDEKLIRMKELATQASTGTYNSDQRLIIDSEFQAMASEITRIANATDFNGIHLLNGNLSGSQHNGNGLSSTGPLKVHFGTGNDSAEDYYYISIGSSTASALGVSTAISTQALAQAALDKLQNAIISKDKIRANLGAMQNRLENTITNLSIQAENVQAAESRISDVDVATEMTEFVRNQILTQSAVAMLSQANSLPKMAMQLIGG; from the coding sequence ATGTCCTTAGTCATCAACCACAACCTTATGGCAATGCACGCCTCGCGAAATCTGCAGGAATCGTATGGCAACCTCGGTGTTTCCACCCGCCGTCTTTCTTCCGGATTGCGTGTCGGCACAGCGGCTGACGATGCCGCCGGTCTGGCGATTCGCGAACTTATGCGCGCAGACATCAAATCCCTGGGACAGGGCATGAGAAACGCAAACGACGCGATTTCCATGATCCAGACCGCAGACGGTGCCCTTCAGGTCATCGATGAAAAGCTCATCCGCATGAAAGAGCTTGCAACCCAGGCTTCCACCGGTACCTACAACTCCGACCAGCGCCTGATCATCGACTCAGAGTTCCAGGCAATGGCTTCGGAAATCACCCGTATCGCAAATGCTACCGACTTCAACGGAATTCATCTGCTCAACGGTAACCTTTCCGGAAGCCAACACAACGGTAACGGCCTCAGCTCCACCGGTCCTTTGAAGGTCCACTTCGGAACAGGCAACGACTCCGCTGAAGACTATTACTACATTTCAATTGGCAGCTCCACAGCTTCGGCTCTGGGTGTCAGTACCGCAATTTCAACTCAGGCGCTTGCTCAGGCTGCTCTTGACAAGCTCCAGAACGCGATCATCTCAAAAGACAAGATCCGCGCGAACCTCGGTGCAATGCAGAACAGGCTGGAAAATACCATTACCAACCTTTCAATTCAGGCTGAAAACGTCCAGGCCGCAGAGTCCCGTATCTCTGATGTTGACGTAGCAACTGAAATGACCGAATTCGTGCGAAATCAGATTCTCACTCAGTCGGCAGTAGCCATGCTGTCGCAGGCCAACTCGCTGCCGAAGATGGCAATGCAGCTCATCGGCGGTTAG
- the rnc gene encoding ribonuclease III — MVEEFSRLQQGIHYRFSQVKHLATALTHSSWANEQAEPVEDNERMEFLGDAVLELCVTSELFKRFTAAHEGQLTKIRSKLVKEKSLASIAQEIGLNEFLRLGRGEEAQGGRTRSSLLADAMEAVIGAVFLDGGYEEAKKLILRLFEGKWPNSPKIENSKDFKSKLQEVTQAAFKERPTYALTDTRGPEHEKIFVVTLTLPDGEVFTSEGTSLKKAEQTAAQTALEHMGEFTDHSENE; from the coding sequence ATGGTAGAAGAATTTTCTCGCCTTCAGCAAGGTATCCACTATCGATTTTCCCAAGTCAAGCATTTAGCCACGGCCCTCACTCACAGTTCGTGGGCCAACGAGCAGGCTGAACCGGTCGAAGACAACGAAAGAATGGAGTTTCTGGGCGATGCGGTCCTTGAGTTGTGCGTTACTTCCGAGCTTTTCAAAAGATTCACCGCCGCACATGAAGGACAGCTTACCAAAATACGATCAAAACTGGTAAAGGAAAAAAGCCTGGCATCCATTGCGCAGGAAATAGGATTGAATGAATTTCTCCGGCTGGGCAGAGGGGAAGAAGCTCAAGGTGGGCGGACGAGGTCTTCGCTGCTGGCAGATGCCATGGAAGCTGTTATCGGCGCGGTCTTTCTGGACGGCGGTTACGAGGAGGCAAAAAAACTTATCCTGAGGCTTTTCGAAGGCAAGTGGCCGAACTCACCGAAAATAGAAAACTCCAAGGACTTCAAAAGCAAACTGCAGGAAGTCACTCAGGCGGCCTTTAAGGAACGTCCTACGTACGCGCTTACAGACACACGTGGACCGGAACATGAAAAAATTTTCGTTGTAACGCTGACTCTGCCTGACGGAGAGGTGTTCACTTCGGAAGGGACAAGCCTGAAAAAGGCGGAACAGACTGCGGCGCAAACCGCTCTTGAACATATGGGGGAATTCACCGACCATTCGGAGAATGAATGA
- a CDS encoding acetate--CoA ligase family protein, whose product MFEPESIAVVGSSAGASDPGSVIIGNLLASGYKGKIIPVNAEGEEVHGLSGLSSVKMLPRSTDLAVICLPAADVLPVVEVLADIPVRAAVVTSGGFGEIGREGYRLEHELALAAKHNDMIILGPNCMGLMNTALSMNASLDPEFTLPGNIAFFSQSGALCSTALDWANSEGVGFSKFVSLGNKAVLGESTMLSYLSGDADTKVIVGYCETLKDGHDFLRTAYDTTFKKPLILLRAGETPSGARAASAHSGALTGATSAYNAAFRQTGVMQAVDIADMFNLAHAFSCQPLPQGSNVAILTNAGGPGILAADMCEKGTLNITRPSSATIENMKGFLPAYASVYNPVDMIGDATAETYRKALKAVAEDDVFHSILVILCPAANILGEVEKVAADIIAFEKECSKPIVTCFMGGHSVEKARILLRGAGIPCYDFPEVAVRSLDAMASCYRWQKKDWPIEVCFRRDYSKAKSIVDNCIQTGLSELVELEAQNLASAYELPVPETVLARTSNQAAKAAKRIGYPVVLKVASPQILRKNELGLVVTGIKSPQELRKAFMEITTRAARRCKDAYITGCLVQAMGPENAHEIAINFRRDPQFGPLINFSLAGLHEDMLGDVSSRLAPLALNDAQEMIREIKAYPILRGVRSGSAVDLGALEDILLMVSQMAFDLPEIQEAEFSPVLAGPEGAVVANMRMTVG is encoded by the coding sequence TTGTTCGAACCGGAATCCATTGCCGTTGTCGGGTCGTCTGCGGGCGCTTCCGACCCCGGCAGCGTTATTATAGGCAACCTTCTTGCTTCAGGATATAAGGGTAAAATTATTCCCGTCAATGCCGAAGGGGAAGAAGTTCACGGCCTCAGTGGGCTTTCATCGGTCAAAATGCTTCCAAGGTCAACCGACCTGGCTGTGATATGCCTTCCGGCGGCAGACGTCCTTCCGGTGGTCGAGGTCCTGGCGGACATCCCGGTACGTGCGGCGGTTGTTACCAGTGGCGGATTCGGGGAGATAGGCCGGGAAGGCTACCGACTGGAACATGAACTTGCCCTGGCTGCCAAACACAACGATATGATAATTCTCGGCCCCAACTGCATGGGGCTGATGAATACAGCCCTGTCCATGAATGCCAGTCTGGACCCTGAATTCACCCTTCCGGGCAACATTGCATTTTTTTCCCAGTCCGGGGCGCTATGTTCAACTGCTCTCGATTGGGCCAATTCCGAAGGGGTCGGTTTCTCCAAGTTCGTCAGCCTGGGAAACAAGGCTGTGCTCGGTGAGTCCACCATGCTGAGCTATCTGTCCGGTGATGCTGATACCAAAGTTATTGTAGGTTATTGTGAGACCCTCAAGGACGGACATGATTTTCTGAGGACAGCCTACGATACAACCTTCAAAAAGCCCCTTATTCTTCTCCGGGCCGGGGAAACCCCTTCCGGTGCACGGGCGGCTTCTGCTCATTCCGGAGCTTTAACCGGCGCTACTTCCGCATACAATGCCGCTTTTCGGCAGACCGGGGTCATGCAGGCCGTGGATATTGCCGACATGTTCAATCTCGCGCATGCCTTTTCATGCCAGCCCCTGCCGCAGGGCTCCAATGTTGCCATTCTCACCAATGCCGGCGGTCCCGGAATTCTGGCTGCCGACATGTGCGAGAAGGGAACCCTGAACATAACCAGACCTTCGTCCGCAACAATCGAGAACATGAAGGGATTTCTTCCCGCCTACGCTTCGGTCTACAACCCTGTGGATATGATAGGCGATGCCACTGCGGAAACGTATCGCAAGGCTCTCAAGGCCGTGGCTGAAGACGATGTTTTTCATTCCATTCTGGTGATTCTCTGTCCGGCCGCAAATATCCTTGGGGAAGTGGAAAAAGTTGCCGCTGACATAATCGCTTTTGAAAAAGAGTGCTCAAAGCCCATTGTGACATGTTTTATGGGCGGACATTCAGTGGAGAAAGCCAGGATACTCCTGCGCGGAGCGGGAATTCCCTGCTACGATTTTCCGGAAGTGGCTGTGCGCAGCCTTGATGCCATGGCAAGCTGCTACCGCTGGCAGAAAAAGGACTGGCCTATTGAAGTCTGCTTTCGCCGCGACTATTCCAAGGCCAAGAGCATAGTTGATAACTGCATACAGACGGGACTCAGTGAACTTGTGGAACTGGAGGCTCAGAACCTTGCTTCGGCATATGAACTGCCTGTTCCGGAAACCGTGCTGGCCCGTACTTCCAATCAGGCCGCAAAGGCCGCCAAAAGGATCGGGTACCCTGTTGTCCTCAAGGTCGCTTCCCCGCAGATTCTCCGCAAGAACGAGTTGGGGCTGGTGGTGACGGGGATCAAAAGCCCGCAGGAGTTGCGCAAAGCATTCATGGAAATAACCACCCGTGCCGCAAGACGCTGCAAGGACGCTTATATCACCGGCTGCCTTGTTCAGGCCATGGGTCCGGAAAATGCTCATGAGATAGCAATCAATTTCCGGCGCGATCCCCAGTTCGGTCCGCTCATTAATTTTTCTCTCGCAGGTCTTCACGAAGACATGCTAGGTGATGTATCATCAAGGCTCGCACCGCTGGCCCTGAACGATGCGCAGGAGATGATCCGGGAGATCAAGGCCTATCCGATTCTGCGCGGAGTGCGCTCCGGCAGCGCTGTGGATTTAGGTGCCCTTGAAGATATCCTGCTCATGGTTTCCCAGATGGCCTTCGACCTGCCGGAAATTCAGGAGGCTGAATTCAGCCCCGTGCTGGCCGGACCTGAGGGAGCAGTGGTAGCAAACATGCGCATGACCGTGGGATAA
- a CDS encoding phosphotransacetylase family protein: MSGLYIGSTSGYSGKNMIVMGLGLHFMKQGVSLGYMKPVGAIPTELDGELGDEDAFFIQEVLGVSNPASVVTPVVVTHDFKVQAFNGKVEDHVQPIIDAYGKISADKDLTLVAGSGSMYSGKYCGVDGIHLVKTLGVKCVVIDRFQKELNYDYLVVLKESLGSNLAGVILNDIPPTFMDEITNLIKPFLERMGVKVLGVIPKDPLMGTIKVGDLADRLGGKIISAHNRTDLPVESFLIGTMQVENFMTHFRRHRNSAVIVGGDRSDVQLVALEGECPCLVLTGNLYPNDIILTRSEVLETPIIMVRDDTFSVAKKMEDILSRHKLRESAKIEHGVQLVEKHIDFQYLKKALGLKY; encoded by the coding sequence ATGTCCGGTTTGTATATAGGTTCCACCAGCGGTTATTCGGGCAAAAATATGATAGTCATGGGTCTGGGATTGCATTTCATGAAGCAGGGGGTAAGCCTCGGTTACATGAAGCCTGTAGGAGCCATTCCCACAGAGCTGGATGGTGAACTGGGCGATGAGGACGCCTTTTTTATTCAAGAGGTTCTGGGGGTATCCAATCCTGCCAGTGTAGTCACTCCCGTTGTTGTCACCCATGATTTCAAGGTGCAGGCCTTCAACGGCAAGGTTGAGGATCATGTCCAGCCCATAATCGATGCCTACGGCAAGATCAGCGCGGATAAGGACCTGACTCTTGTTGCCGGTTCCGGGTCTATGTATTCCGGTAAATATTGCGGCGTGGACGGCATTCATCTGGTCAAGACGCTGGGTGTAAAGTGCGTGGTGATCGACCGTTTCCAGAAAGAACTGAACTACGATTATCTGGTCGTGCTGAAGGAATCTCTGGGAAGCAATCTGGCCGGGGTTATTCTGAACGACATTCCTCCTACCTTCATGGATGAGATTACCAACCTGATCAAGCCGTTCCTCGAACGCATGGGGGTAAAGGTTCTTGGTGTAATCCCCAAGGATCCGCTTATGGGCACGATCAAGGTCGGAGACCTTGCCGACCGGCTGGGCGGCAAAATCATTTCCGCCCACAACAGAACCGACCTGCCGGTGGAGAGCTTTCTCATCGGGACCATGCAGGTTGAAAATTTCATGACCCATTTCCGCAGGCATCGCAATTCAGCGGTCATTGTCGGCGGGGACCGTTCGGATGTGCAGCTCGTGGCCCTTGAAGGTGAGTGCCCCTGTCTCGTGCTCACCGGAAACCTATATCCCAACGACATCATCCTGACCCGTTCCGAAGTGTTGGAAACGCCCATAATAATGGTTCGTGACGATACTTTCAGCGTGGCCAAGAAAATGGAAGATATCCTTTCCAGGCACAAGCTGCGCGAATCGGCCAAGATAGAGCACGGCGTTCAACTGGTGGAGAAGCACATTGATTTTCAGTACCTGAAGAAAGCGCTGGGACTGAAATACTGA
- a CDS encoding MBL fold metallo-hydrolase, which translates to MPTFSQGQTMSITVETFVLGPLETNCYLLTSGKDAVVIDCGPEPLPLLRAINQRGLDVHGIYLTHMHFDHIGGVADLHRITRANVYGNTKDLYLNDVTVNMGGSKEFREMVDFEVTDLQPGRTMILDSPVMVLGTPGHTPGSLSYFFPAIGSVFVGDLIFMISAGRTDFPGGDHDQLVSSISDRIFILPDDTKIFSGHGPMTKVDHEKKYNPLFI; encoded by the coding sequence TTGCCGACATTCAGTCAAGGTCAGACCATGAGCATAACCGTTGAAACATTCGTACTGGGCCCTCTTGAAACCAACTGTTATCTGCTGACTTCGGGCAAAGATGCCGTGGTTATCGACTGCGGACCGGAACCTCTTCCGCTGCTGCGGGCAATCAACCAGCGCGGACTGGACGTGCACGGCATCTACCTTACCCATATGCATTTCGACCATATCGGCGGAGTGGCGGACCTCCACAGAATTACCAGAGCCAATGTATACGGGAACACAAAGGACCTGTACCTGAACGATGTCACAGTCAATATGGGTGGTTCAAAGGAGTTCAGGGAAATGGTTGACTTTGAAGTGACCGATCTGCAGCCGGGACGGACCATGATACTGGACAGCCCGGTAATGGTTCTGGGCACGCCGGGGCATACTCCGGGAAGCCTGTCCTACTTTTTTCCGGCCATCGGCAGCGTTTTTGTCGGCGATCTCATTTTCATGATTTCCGCCGGACGCACCGACTTTCCGGGCGGAGACCACGACCAGTTGGTCAGTTCCATAAGTGACCGTATCTTCATTCTCCCGGACGACACCAAGATTTTTTCCGGACACGGCCCCATGACGAAAGTGGATCACGAAAAAAAATACAATCCTCTTTTCATATAA
- a CDS encoding SGNH/GDSL hydrolase family protein, translating into MDFLSRAVAAKGLECTYRALASPLTINSSPGTVPADLAEKDSEFGLDEFMHGRSLRNQFALIDPDDPQPELIVLNLFHETGPLFINNGLKYIFFIDPRSWTQHPQFESWMKAGFGMIGANPATYLKRYGEMLSHVRRQFPTVPILVVSRLSHYPAFGPEPYSYLAGWGDIGRSANSFFRVWEAENPGLTVLDMDRVFGGIWAESDKRIESHCPFLKFKLTEKDDVITGLHAARDVEHIGSMWSVIAGKVAEFISAGRVTYAENEKVSADWSIHWRPEKSSENELLEMLASGANYRCARAVGSFFLDLENDYTELLVRTAAFTPVCHNTLHMIKTYGRIWRNPLLADWCRVHRDNAAAFTGNGPLYTRTYLERIGEIEKYALGG; encoded by the coding sequence ATGGATTTTCTGAGCCGGGCCGTTGCCGCGAAAGGGCTGGAATGTACCTACCGGGCATTGGCCTCGCCTTTGACCATCAACAGCTCTCCCGGAACAGTCCCGGCAGATCTTGCGGAAAAGGATTCGGAGTTCGGGCTGGACGAGTTCATGCATGGACGCAGCCTGCGCAACCAGTTCGCTCTTATCGATCCGGATGACCCGCAGCCGGAGCTGATAGTGCTCAACCTGTTTCACGAGACCGGCCCGCTTTTTATCAACAACGGTTTGAAATATATCTTTTTTATCGATCCCCGGTCCTGGACGCAACACCCGCAATTCGAATCATGGATGAAGGCCGGTTTCGGAATGATCGGAGCCAACCCGGCAACCTATCTGAAGCGTTACGGAGAGATGCTTTCCCATGTGCGCAGACAGTTCCCCACAGTACCTATCCTCGTTGTTTCCCGTTTATCCCATTATCCGGCCTTCGGGCCCGAACCATATTCCTATCTGGCCGGCTGGGGAGACATAGGCCGGTCTGCGAACTCTTTTTTCCGCGTTTGGGAGGCGGAGAATCCCGGACTGACTGTTCTGGACATGGACCGTGTTTTCGGCGGGATATGGGCTGAATCGGATAAAAGAATAGAATCGCACTGTCCGTTTCTGAAATTCAAGCTGACTGAAAAGGATGATGTGATAACCGGGCTGCATGCCGCTCGGGATGTGGAGCATATCGGCTCCATGTGGTCGGTCATTGCGGGCAAGGTTGCGGAATTTATCTCTGCAGGCCGGGTCACTTATGCGGAGAATGAAAAGGTGAGTGCGGATTGGTCCATCCACTGGCGCCCGGAAAAATCCTCGGAAAATGAATTGCTGGAAATGCTCGCTTCCGGTGCCAACTACCGTTGTGCTCGTGCCGTGGGAAGTTTTTTTCTTGATCTGGAAAATGATTACACGGAGCTGCTGGTGAGAACAGCCGCATTCACCCCGGTCTGCCACAACACCCTGCATATGATTAAAACCTACGGGCGCATCTGGCGAAACCCGCTGCTGGCGGACTGGTGCCGGGTTCATAGGGATAATGCCGCGGCATTTACCGGCAATGGGCCGCTGTACACACGGACTTATCTGGAACGGATTGGTGAGATTGAGAAGTATGCGCTTGGCGGGTGA